The Virgibacillus dokdonensis genome includes a window with the following:
- a CDS encoding bifunctional riboflavin kinase/FAD synthetase, which produces MRTIELTYPHILILEELPETVAAIGFFDGIHKGHQHVIKTAINEAKNRNMESAVITFYPHPSVVLRKEKQQVKYITPLREKQEILKRLGVDKLYIITFNSELAALQPEAFINHFIKGLHIKHLVAGFDFSYGHKGSGNIDTIHDHAKGAFTFTKVDKVEYDNEKISSTRIRKLLSSGEVEKANVLLGRPLLVDGLVVKGAQRGKQMEYPTANVMTNHEALLPKPGIYAVKIFYKQEKYEGMASLGFNPTFEDNLKEPILEVHIFDYNNELYGEELLIEFHSFVRDEIKFDGMDHLKVQIAQDEKQIRQLFATYQNDLSECE; this is translated from the coding sequence TTGCGAACAATTGAGTTAACATATCCGCACATACTCATATTAGAAGAACTTCCCGAAACAGTTGCGGCCATTGGTTTTTTTGATGGAATACATAAAGGACATCAACATGTTATTAAAACAGCTATAAACGAAGCGAAGAATAGAAATATGGAAAGTGCGGTTATTACGTTTTATCCTCATCCCTCTGTCGTATTACGAAAAGAGAAACAGCAAGTTAAATACATTACACCACTACGCGAAAAACAAGAAATTTTAAAACGATTAGGTGTAGATAAATTATACATTATTACTTTTAATTCTGAGTTAGCTGCACTTCAACCAGAAGCATTTATTAACCACTTTATAAAAGGGCTCCATATAAAGCATCTTGTTGCTGGATTTGATTTTTCTTATGGTCATAAAGGGAGCGGGAATATAGATACAATACACGACCATGCAAAAGGGGCCTTTACTTTTACGAAGGTAGATAAAGTCGAATATGATAATGAAAAAATTAGTTCAACAAGAATTCGCAAGTTACTTTCTTCAGGTGAAGTTGAAAAAGCAAATGTATTACTCGGTAGACCGTTACTTGTTGATGGACTTGTTGTGAAAGGTGCACAACGTGGGAAGCAGATGGAGTACCCAACTGCTAATGTGATGACAAACCATGAGGCTTTACTACCCAAACCGGGGATTTACGCAGTCAAAATATTTTATAAACAGGAAAAATATGAAGGAATGGCAAGCCTAGGATTTAATCCTACTTTTGAAGATAACTTGAAAGAACCCATCCTTGAAGTTCACATATTTGATTATAATAATGAGCTTTATGGAGAGGAGCTATTAATTGAGTTTCATTCTTTTGTTCGTGATGAAATAAAGTTTGATGGAATGGACCATTTAAAAGTTCAAATTGCTCAGGACGAAAAACAAATTCGGCAATTATTTGCCACCTATCAAAATGATTTGTCCGAATGTGAATAA
- the truB gene encoding tRNA pseudouridine(55) synthase TruB, whose product MHGILPLWKPRGLTSHDCVIKIRKMFQTKKVGHTGTLDPDVEGVLPICIGKATKIVPFLTNTKKVYVAKLKLGAATDTEDASGEIVEEKVVNVMPLQKEIEEVCLQFTGEIKQTPPMYSAVKVKGKKLYEYARENQYVERPVRTVSIEEISLLSPPDNKEHTISFRVVCSKGTYIRTLCVDIGKALGYPAHMVSLVREATGAFSNKNAVTFATIEGAILNQRTANILYPLQFGLTHLDIWNVDQEVAQKVLYGQKLPCNVQFKTDPFVVVHNNCVLAIYEVYDKQTGYVKPVRVFSR is encoded by the coding sequence TTGCATGGAATTTTGCCATTATGGAAACCAAGAGGTCTTACCTCACATGATTGTGTAATTAAAATTCGCAAAATGTTTCAAACAAAGAAAGTTGGACACACAGGTACGTTAGATCCAGATGTGGAAGGGGTCTTACCTATCTGTATTGGAAAAGCAACAAAGATTGTTCCTTTTTTAACAAATACGAAAAAGGTATATGTGGCTAAGCTTAAGTTAGGAGCTGCTACAGATACAGAAGATGCTTCAGGTGAGATAGTGGAGGAGAAAGTGGTTAATGTGATGCCACTTCAAAAGGAGATTGAAGAAGTATGCCTTCAGTTCACTGGAGAAATTAAACAAACCCCTCCTATGTATTCAGCTGTTAAGGTAAAAGGGAAGAAATTGTATGAATACGCTAGAGAAAATCAATACGTAGAACGTCCAGTGCGAACGGTAAGCATTGAAGAAATAAGTTTACTATCGCCTCCAGACAACAAAGAACATACTATATCTTTTCGCGTTGTCTGTTCAAAAGGAACCTATATTCGTACATTATGTGTAGATATAGGTAAAGCCTTAGGATACCCTGCACATATGGTTTCATTGGTTAGAGAAGCAACAGGAGCATTTTCTAACAAAAATGCGGTTACATTTGCTACAATAGAAGGGGCTATTTTAAATCAACGTACAGCAAACATCCTATACCCACTTCAATTCGGGTTAACACATTTAGATATATGGAATGTAGATCAAGAAGTAGCCCAAAAAGTTTTATATGGACAAAAGCTTCCTTGCAACGTCCAATTTAAAACAGACCCATTTGTTGTTGTGCACAACAACTGTGTACTAGCCATTTATGAAGTGTATGACAAACAAACTGGTTATGTAAAACCTGTCCGTGTATTTAGTAGATAA
- the rbfA gene encoding 30S ribosome-binding factor RbfA, with product MAELRANRVGEQMKKELGEILTRKIKDPRVGFVTVTDVEVTGDLQQAKVFISVLGNDKQKKDTLLGLAKAKGFIRSEIGKRIRLRKTPELMFEFDEAYEYGNRIETILRDLNN from the coding sequence ATGGCTGAACTACGTGCTAATCGAGTGGGCGAGCAAATGAAAAAAGAGCTAGGTGAAATCCTAACTCGCAAAATCAAGGATCCACGAGTTGGCTTTGTAACAGTTACAGATGTTGAAGTTACTGGTGACTTGCAGCAAGCAAAAGTGTTTATTTCTGTTTTAGGTAATGATAAGCAAAAAAAAGATACGCTGCTAGGTTTAGCAAAAGCAAAAGGATTTATCCGGTCAGAAATTGGCAAACGTATTCGCTTGCGCAAAACACCTGAGTTGATGTTTGAATTTGATGAAGCATATGAATATGGTAATCGTATTGAGACAATTTTAAGAGATCTAAATAACTGA
- a CDS encoding DUF503 domain-containing protein yields MIMYAEVECFLYESNSLKQKRSIIKPVLTKCKKDFNIAITELDYHDLWRRIKFGIVTISTERAHAEQVLQGVMDVIDSYTELERTITHIERI; encoded by the coding sequence ATGATTATGTATGCGGAAGTGGAATGCTTTTTATACGAGAGCAACTCTTTAAAACAGAAGCGATCGATTATAAAGCCTGTGCTAACCAAATGTAAAAAAGATTTTAATATAGCTATTACAGAATTGGATTATCATGATTTATGGCGTCGTATAAAATTTGGGATCGTTACTATATCAACAGAGCGAGCACACGCAGAGCAAGTATTACAAGGTGTAATGGACGTTATTGATTCCTATACAGAGCTAGAACGAACCATTACCCATATAGAAAGAATTTAG
- the infB gene encoding translation initiation factor IF-2 produces the protein MSKMRVYEYAKQNNLSSKAVVAFLKEQDIDVTNHMSTISPNTIALLDKKFKVQKQEKEESKQQKMEKQSDNQSNLKQSQTHNKKQNKPNNSQKPKKQQQKPQGKQVKKGKANTKAQPKQAAMEKETPKAIKYHGTLTVSELADKLNKEASEIIKKLMFLGVMATKNQDLDDDSIELICAEFGVEVEKEIILEDTDLDKYIAEDKPEDMVERPAVVTIMGHVDHGKTTLLDSIRHTKVTAGEAGGITQHIGAYQVENDGKKITFLDTPGHAAFTSMRSRGAQVTDVAILVVAADDGVMPQTVEAINHAKAAEVPIIVAVNKMDKEAANPDRVMQELTEYGLVPEDWGGDTIFVNLSAIKGEGIDELLEMIVLVSEIEELKANPSNTAFGTVIDAQLDKGRGSVATLLVQNGTLHVGDSLVVGNTHGRVRAMVNDVGQRVTEAGPSTPVEITGLNGVPEAGDQFLVFKDEKKARQIGEARQQKKIQESRSEQTKVSLDDLFEQIKQGEMKEINIIIKADVQGSAEALASSLRKIEVEGVNIKIIHTGVGAITESDVILAAASNAIVIGFNVRPDANAKKAIDREKVDVRLHRVIYKAIEEVEAAMKGLLDPEYEEKVIGQAEVRETFKVSKIGTIAGSYVTDGKITRDSGVRLIRNGVVQFEGEIAALKRFKDDVKEVAQNYECGITIKNFNDIKEGDIIEAFIMEEIKPV, from the coding sequence ATGAGTAAAATGCGTGTATATGAATATGCAAAACAAAATAATCTATCTAGTAAAGCAGTTGTTGCTTTTCTTAAAGAACAGGATATCGATGTGACAAACCATATGTCGACGATTTCCCCTAATACAATAGCGCTGCTTGATAAAAAATTTAAAGTGCAAAAGCAGGAAAAGGAAGAATCTAAACAACAAAAAATGGAAAAGCAAAGCGATAATCAATCAAATTTGAAACAAAGCCAAACTCATAATAAGAAGCAAAACAAACCAAATAATTCGCAGAAGCCTAAGAAACAACAACAGAAACCACAGGGGAAACAAGTTAAGAAAGGCAAAGCGAATACGAAAGCACAGCCAAAACAAGCAGCTATGGAGAAAGAAACACCAAAAGCAATAAAGTATCATGGAACGCTAACAGTTAGCGAACTTGCTGATAAATTGAATAAAGAAGCATCTGAAATTATTAAAAAATTGATGTTTCTAGGTGTAATGGCTACCAAGAATCAAGATTTAGATGATGACTCCATTGAATTGATTTGTGCTGAATTTGGTGTAGAAGTTGAAAAAGAAATTATTCTTGAAGATACGGATTTAGACAAGTATATCGCAGAAGATAAGCCTGAAGATATGGTAGAACGCCCTGCTGTTGTAACAATTATGGGACATGTTGATCATGGGAAAACAACATTATTAGATTCCATTCGCCATACAAAGGTTACTGCTGGTGAAGCGGGCGGCATTACACAGCATATTGGAGCATATCAAGTTGAAAACGATGGGAAAAAGATCACATTTTTGGATACGCCAGGGCACGCAGCTTTTACAAGCATGCGATCTCGAGGCGCCCAAGTTACAGATGTGGCTATCCTAGTTGTTGCTGCTGATGATGGAGTTATGCCACAAACAGTGGAGGCAATAAACCATGCGAAAGCGGCGGAAGTTCCGATTATTGTAGCGGTTAACAAAATGGATAAAGAAGCCGCAAACCCTGATCGTGTTATGCAAGAGTTGACCGAGTATGGACTTGTACCTGAGGATTGGGGAGGGGACACGATATTTGTCAACCTATCTGCAATCAAAGGGGAAGGAATTGACGAGTTGCTAGAAATGATCGTTCTTGTCTCTGAAATAGAGGAGCTTAAAGCTAATCCAAGTAACACCGCATTTGGTACTGTTATTGATGCGCAATTGGATAAAGGTAGAGGCTCTGTAGCTACTTTACTTGTACAAAATGGAACATTACATGTTGGAGATTCACTAGTTGTTGGAAACACGCACGGTCGTGTCCGTGCTATGGTTAACGACGTTGGTCAAAGAGTAACAGAAGCTGGCCCATCTACACCTGTAGAGATCACAGGATTAAATGGTGTACCCGAAGCCGGAGATCAATTCCTCGTATTCAAAGATGAGAAAAAAGCTCGTCAAATTGGTGAAGCAAGGCAACAGAAGAAGATTCAGGAAAGCCGTAGCGAACAAACAAAAGTTAGCCTAGATGATTTGTTTGAACAAATCAAACAAGGTGAGATGAAAGAAATTAATATTATTATTAAAGCTGATGTGCAAGGATCAGCAGAGGCGCTCGCTTCTTCACTAAGAAAAATCGAAGTCGAAGGTGTCAATATTAAAATCATTCATACAGGTGTCGGCGCCATTACGGAATCTGATGTAATTTTGGCAGCAGCATCTAACGCTATTGTTATTGGCTTTAACGTACGCCCAGACGCGAATGCGAAAAAGGCGATTGACAGGGAAAAAGTAGATGTTCGTTTACACCGTGTGATTTATAAAGCAATTGAAGAAGTAGAAGCAGCAATGAAAGGGTTGCTTGATCCTGAATACGAAGAAAAAGTAATTGGCCAGGCTGAAGTTCGTGAAACATTTAAAGTTTCAAAAATTGGTACAATTGCTGGAAGCTATGTAACAGATGGGAAAATCACGCGAGATTCTGGAGTGCGTTTAATTCGTAATGGCGTTGTCCAATTTGAAGGTGAAATTGCTGCATTAAAACGTTTTAAAGACGATGTGAAGGAAGTCGCGCAGAATTACGAATGTGGTATAACTATTAAAAACTTTAATGATATTAAAGAAGGAGATATCATTGAAGCGTTTATTATGGAAGAAATCAAGCCTGTATGA
- a CDS encoding L7Ae/L30e/S12e/Gadd45 family ribosomal protein, whose protein sequence is MKNNYLNLLGLAFRAGKCSLGEDAILKDIRSRRAVLVLLANDIGPQTKKKITDKCKTYKIPYVIVDDRETISNAIGKTQRVAIAILDAGFAAKMNTLLGE, encoded by the coding sequence ATGAAAAATAATTATTTAAACTTACTTGGTCTTGCTTTTCGAGCTGGAAAATGTTCGCTTGGTGAAGATGCGATATTGAAAGATATTCGATCTAGACGTGCTGTATTGGTTTTACTTGCGAATGATATTGGTCCACAAACCAAAAAGAAAATAACAGACAAATGCAAAACATATAAAATTCCATATGTTATAGTAGATGACAGAGAAACAATATCGAATGCTATCGGAAAGACCCAAAGAGTAGCAATAGCTATTTTAGACGCAGGATTTGCTGCAAAAATGAACACGTTACTCGGGGAATAA
- the rnpM gene encoding RNase P modulator RnpM, whose translation MVKKRKIPTRRCVVTNEMMPKQDLIRVVRNKDGEVFVDTTGKKNGRGAYLCKDIAVIDQAEKTNVLNKHLNATIDSVIYEELRNLIAGTTNEK comes from the coding sequence ATGGTGAAAAAACGAAAAATCCCTACTCGCAGATGTGTAGTAACCAATGAAATGATGCCAAAGCAAGATTTAATTCGTGTAGTACGAAATAAAGATGGAGAAGTATTTGTAGATACCACTGGCAAAAAAAATGGCCGGGGAGCCTATTTGTGTAAAGACATTGCTGTTATTGACCAAGCAGAAAAAACAAACGTATTAAATAAACATTTAAATGCAACCATTGATTCAGTTATCTATGAAGAATTAAGGAATCTAATAGCAGGTACAACGAATGAAAAATAA
- the nusA gene encoding transcription termination factor NusA yields MSTQLFDAIDYLAKEKGIDKKILMEALEAALISAYKKNFKSATNVRVELNEDTGKMAVYSRKTIVDEVEDPQQEIPIQEAKEINPNYELDDVVEVEVTPKDFGRIAAQAAKQVVTQRVREAERGVIFSEYSDREDDVMTGIIQRKDPRYVYVHLGKVEAKLPEAEQMPTEEYHVHDRIKVYVTKVENTSKGPQIYISRSHPGLLKRLFEMEVPEIYDGIVEIKSVAREAGDRSKISVHAPDPEIDPVGSCVGQKGQRVQAIVNELKGEKIDIVQWSEDPVVYVSNALSPSKVLTVLVNEEEKSTTVVVPDYQLSLAIGKRGQNARLAAKLTGWKIDIKSETDAREEGLLDEVEETYSDNEESLFE; encoded by the coding sequence GTGAGCACGCAATTGTTCGATGCAATTGATTATTTAGCAAAAGAAAAAGGGATTGATAAAAAAATCCTCATGGAAGCCCTAGAAGCTGCTTTAATTTCAGCGTATAAAAAGAATTTCAAATCCGCAACAAACGTTCGTGTTGAGCTTAATGAAGATACTGGGAAAATGGCTGTGTATTCTAGAAAAACCATTGTCGATGAAGTTGAAGATCCACAACAAGAAATACCTATTCAAGAAGCAAAGGAAATTAATCCGAACTATGAACTCGATGATGTAGTGGAAGTGGAAGTTACACCAAAAGACTTTGGTCGTATTGCTGCACAAGCTGCTAAACAAGTTGTTACACAGCGTGTAAGAGAAGCCGAGCGTGGTGTTATCTTTTCAGAGTACTCTGACCGAGAGGATGACGTAATGACGGGAATTATTCAAAGAAAAGATCCCCGGTATGTTTACGTCCACCTTGGTAAAGTAGAAGCAAAACTTCCTGAAGCCGAACAAATGCCTACCGAGGAATACCATGTGCATGACCGGATAAAAGTGTATGTAACAAAAGTGGAAAATACAAGTAAAGGTCCACAAATATATATTTCAAGGTCTCATCCGGGACTACTAAAACGGTTATTTGAAATGGAAGTACCAGAAATATATGACGGAATTGTAGAAATAAAATCTGTTGCCCGAGAAGCAGGTGACCGTTCTAAAATATCTGTTCATGCGCCTGATCCTGAAATTGATCCTGTAGGCTCATGTGTCGGTCAAAAGGGACAGAGAGTGCAAGCCATTGTAAATGAACTGAAGGGTGAGAAAATTGACATCGTACAATGGTCTGAAGATCCTGTTGTCTACGTATCAAATGCCTTAAGCCCTTCAAAAGTACTAACAGTATTAGTTAATGAAGAAGAAAAGTCAACTACTGTTGTTGTTCCTGATTACCAACTATCTCTTGCCATAGGGAAGCGCGGCCAAAATGCAAGGCTTGCGGCTAAGTTAACTGGTTGGAAAATTGATATAAAAAGTGAGACAGATGCAAGAGAAGAAGGGTTATTGGATGAAGTAGAAGAAACCTATTCTGACAATGAAGAAAGCTTGTTTGAATAA